The sequence TGCAGCCCCTCATGgccccccaggccctgccttccTCCCGCACCCCTCTGCCTCGCCAGCCCCGGTGCTTTACCCGATTTTGTACTTCCAGAAGGCAAACCCGGCGATCATGATGATGACAGCCACGATGGCAACAACCACCGCCAGCACGATGGTGAACAGTTTGGACTCCGGCTCTGAGGGAGGGCAGGActgtgaggaggggaaggggaaccACCCCAGCCCACCGCTCCACGTGCCCAAGGCCACAGGGCTCACCCCACGCGAAGAGGCCGGGCTCGAGCATGCTGGCATGCTCCACACGGCACCGGTACTTGTCCTTATCCTCCGGGCGGGCCACGATGGAGGCCCAGGTGTAGTAGGTGCCGTCGCTGTTGGGCACGATGCTGCCCCGCTCGGTCTCATGGTCCCTGACCTCGCCGTTCTTCAGCCAGCTGATGGTGATGAGCCGTGGGTAGAAGCCATAAGCGCGACAGTACAAGGTCAGGATCCCCTGGGCCTCCTTCCCCAACACTCGGACcgtggggggctctggggagggggtggcagtGAGGACCAGCACACGCACGCGTGCCGGCCAGTCCCCAGGGTCCCTGTCTTGCCCTCACCTTTCCTCTCCAGCGCGGCCTGCCCGTAGCTCACGTACTTCCTCAGCACCTCGATGCAGATGTTCTCCAGGCGCTGCTTCCGTCCATCAGCCTCACCCTCGTCCTCCCACTTCCTCTTGGTGATTTCTGCCACCACGTCAGCCGCGGTGAACGTCATCGTGCCCATGTCAAAGGcgatgaagt is a genomic window of Aptenodytes patagonicus chromosome 31, bAptPat1.pri.cur, whole genome shotgun sequence containing:
- the LOC143171797 gene encoding class I histocompatibility antigen, F10 alpha chain-like isoform X2, which codes for MGPCRALGLGLGLGLGLGLLLGVLGGAASGPHSLRYFIVAVSEPSPGVPQFVAFAEMDGNVIARYDSETVRMVPVADWMADNLYQQYRDSVAQLSQRAQQNTQVDLGTLPGRYNQSGGAHTLQEMYGCDLLEGGRSSGFYQMAYDGRDFIAFDMGTMTFTAADVVAEITKRKWEDEGEADGRKQRLENICIEVLRKYVSYGQAALERKEPPTVRVLGKEAQGILTLYCRAYGFYPRLITISWLKNGEVRDHETERGSIVPNSDGTYYTWASIVARPEDKDKYRCRVEHASMLEPGLFAWEPESKLFTIVLAVVVAIVAVIIMIAGFAFWKYKSAKKKKGYGMASSTDGESGGSGTAITA